A window from Microbacterium ginsengiterrae encodes these proteins:
- a CDS encoding MFS transporter encodes MAGDDERARRRLSRTPNRGITVAVLAFTGLAASFMFTLVVPLQAELPTLLNASREDTTWVVTITLLVAAIATPISGRLGDMYGKRRVIVTLMSMLIVGSVIAALSGSIIGVIVGRALQGAVTGVIPLGIAVMRDILPPRRLGTAVALMSATMGVGGAIGMPLAAYLALNADWHSLFWLAAGLGVAGVVLVLAFVPQDVLLSPGRLDVLGALGLAVALTGLLLYVSRGAQWGWTSPLGLSLVIGGVLVLLLWGWYQLRTKEPLLDLRVAARPAVLLTNIAAIGMGFALFSSNVTFPQMLELPVETGSGFGLDMLTASFIIMPAGLVMMVLSPLSGWLERTVGPRPLFTVGAGAIVLAYVFVLVWSSEWFHIFIANAIIGVGIGFTFAAMPMIIMRSVPANETGASNGLNALFRSVGTSSASAVLGGVLAAMSVEVDGVAIPTREAFDVCFWLAIVAGIIALVLSLLIPKSRALEKHPSLPD; translated from the coding sequence GTGGCAGGCGACGACGAGAGAGCGAGAAGACGGCTCTCCCGGACTCCCAATCGCGGGATCACGGTGGCCGTCCTCGCCTTCACCGGCCTCGCGGCATCCTTCATGTTCACGCTCGTCGTGCCGCTCCAGGCGGAGCTGCCGACCCTTCTGAACGCCTCCCGCGAGGACACCACGTGGGTCGTCACGATCACCCTCCTCGTCGCAGCGATCGCGACGCCGATCTCGGGCCGCCTCGGCGACATGTACGGCAAGCGCCGCGTCATCGTCACCCTCATGTCGATGCTCATCGTCGGCTCGGTCATCGCCGCGCTGTCCGGCTCGATCATCGGAGTGATCGTCGGCCGCGCCCTGCAGGGCGCCGTCACCGGCGTCATCCCGCTCGGCATCGCCGTCATGCGCGACATCCTCCCGCCGCGCAGGCTCGGAACGGCCGTCGCCCTCATGAGCGCGACGATGGGCGTCGGTGGTGCCATCGGGATGCCGCTCGCGGCGTACCTGGCATTGAACGCCGACTGGCACTCGCTGTTCTGGCTCGCGGCCGGGCTCGGCGTCGCCGGCGTCGTCCTCGTGCTCGCGTTCGTCCCGCAGGACGTGCTGCTCTCCCCCGGACGCCTCGACGTCCTCGGTGCCCTCGGCCTCGCCGTCGCCCTCACCGGTCTGCTGCTGTACGTCTCACGCGGTGCACAGTGGGGGTGGACGTCACCGCTGGGGCTGAGCCTGGTGATCGGCGGCGTGCTCGTCCTGCTGCTGTGGGGCTGGTACCAGCTGCGCACGAAGGAGCCGCTGCTGGACCTGCGCGTCGCCGCACGCCCGGCCGTGCTGCTGACGAACATCGCCGCCATCGGCATGGGCTTCGCGCTGTTCTCCTCCAACGTCACCTTCCCGCAGATGCTCGAACTGCCCGTCGAGACCGGCTCAGGGTTCGGTCTCGACATGCTCACGGCCTCGTTCATCATCATGCCCGCCGGCCTCGTGATGATGGTGCTGTCCCCGCTGTCCGGGTGGCTGGAGCGGACGGTCGGTCCGCGACCGCTGTTCACCGTGGGCGCCGGCGCGATCGTGCTCGCCTACGTCTTCGTACTCGTCTGGTCGAGCGAGTGGTTCCACATCTTCATCGCCAACGCCATCATCGGCGTCGGCATCGGCTTCACGTTCGCCGCAATGCCGATGATCATCATGCGCTCTGTTCCCGCGAACGAGACGGGGGCGTCGAACGGCCTGAACGCGCTGTTCCGCTCGGTCGGCACGTCCAGCGCGTCCGCCGTCCTCGGCGGCGTGCTCGCCGCGATGAGCGTCGAGGTCGACGGTGTCGCGATCCCCACGCGCGAGGCCTTCGACGTGTGCTTCTGGCTGGCGATCGTCGCCGGGATCATCGCCCTGGTGCTGTCGCTGCTCATCCCGAAGAGCCGCGCGCTCGAGAAGCATCCGTCCCTCCCGGACTGA
- a CDS encoding MarR family winged helix-turn-helix transcriptional regulator translates to MAAPLPRMTPEQSRAWLALISTAELLPAALDTQLQRDASLTHYEFMVLSSLQRGGPMRLSDLAAATNATLPRASKVVRRLQQRDLVERSGSDDDRRSVLLTLTTQGRRTLVLATPGHFETVHRLVLDQLGPEELVALADALEPVVQALDPQRRFGPFRA, encoded by the coding sequence ATGGCCGCACCGCTCCCCCGCATGACCCCAGAGCAGTCCCGCGCCTGGCTCGCGCTCATCAGCACGGCGGAGCTGCTGCCGGCGGCGCTCGACACCCAGTTGCAGCGCGATGCCTCGCTCACGCACTACGAGTTCATGGTGCTCAGCTCGCTCCAGCGCGGAGGGCCCATGCGCCTGAGCGACCTCGCCGCCGCGACGAACGCGACGCTCCCCCGGGCGTCGAAGGTGGTCCGGCGTCTCCAGCAGCGGGATCTCGTCGAACGCAGCGGCAGTGACGACGACAGGCGCAGCGTCCTGCTCACACTCACCACGCAGGGACGCCGGACTCTCGTGCTCGCCACACCGGGGCACTTCGAGACCGTGCACCGGCTCGTCCTCGACCAGCTCGGCCCCGAGGAGCTCGTCGCGCTCGCGGACGCGCTGGAGCCCGTCGTGCAGGCGCTGGATCCGCAGCGCCGGTTCGGCCCCTTCCGAGCGTGA
- a CDS encoding serine hydrolase: MGTSPEPAMLRRSQRSSRRLPRRAAVGRRSFTATVHALEDLADAGAQVSVHVTDLDTGAQVIAGDDHVTLPIAGLGVVPLLIEVAARFEAGTLDPLEIVERTSTAPVIGSGLWRNLQAPALPLIDLAVLAATAGDPLAVNILLEQVGHHRVRDRIESLGLRRTAVLDRFRDVRGPDDAPHVAVGTAKELAALFSALVNSAAVDAAVSAQVAEWLSLNHDLSLVAASTGLDPFAHEHDAHGLLFINKTGRDRGVRAEAGVLAGPRAGVSYAMIVGFDDLSIAHRLRAHDAFRVLGVELMEYTH, encoded by the coding sequence GTGGGCACCTCCCCCGAGCCTGCGATGCTGCGACGGTCTCAGCGCAGCTCCCGCCGTCTGCCGCGCCGTGCCGCCGTCGGGCGGCGGTCGTTCACCGCGACGGTGCACGCGCTCGAAGATCTGGCGGATGCCGGGGCCCAGGTCTCGGTGCATGTGACCGACCTCGACACGGGTGCACAGGTGATCGCCGGTGACGACCACGTGACCTTGCCGATCGCAGGGCTCGGAGTCGTCCCCCTGCTGATCGAGGTCGCCGCGCGGTTCGAGGCGGGGACGCTCGACCCCCTCGAGATCGTCGAGCGGACGAGCACGGCGCCGGTCATCGGCTCCGGGTTGTGGCGGAACCTGCAGGCCCCGGCGCTGCCTCTGATCGATCTCGCGGTGCTCGCTGCGACGGCCGGCGATCCGCTGGCGGTCAACATCCTGCTGGAGCAGGTGGGGCATCACCGCGTGCGCGACCGGATCGAGTCGCTCGGTCTGAGACGCACGGCGGTGCTGGACAGGTTCCGCGACGTCAGAGGACCGGATGACGCCCCTCATGTCGCCGTCGGAACCGCGAAAGAGCTCGCTGCGCTCTTCTCCGCGCTCGTGAACTCCGCGGCGGTGGACGCGGCGGTCAGTGCTCAGGTCGCGGAGTGGTTGAGCCTCAACCACGATCTGAGTCTTGTGGCGGCATCCACGGGTCTCGACCCGTTCGCGCACGAGCACGACGCGCACGGGCTGCTCTTCATCAACAAGACGGGGCGCGACCGCGGAGTCCGCGCAGAGGCCGGCGTGCTCGCCGGGCCGCGAGCCGGGGTCTCCTACGCGATGATCGTGGGCTTCGACGACCTCTCGATCGCCCACCGCCTGCGCGCGCACGACGCGTTCCGCGTCCTCGGCGTCGAGCTCATGGAGTACACCCACTAG
- a CDS encoding M13 family metallopeptidase, whose protein sequence is MTDVLPAGLATEEFSSDIRPQDDLYRHVNGEWLDRTEIPGDKARWGSFHMLAEQAEKDVRTIIEEAQDAADGTLERKIGDLFTSFMDTERIDAAGTEPLRETLAEIDAIDSIPALLATAGAYERDGRAHMIGLYVDGDPGNPERYVPILVQSGLSLPDESYYRQESFEGTRAAYRTHLERLLALAGVADAAHDAERSFALETEIASHHWDNVASRDAVKTYNLLAWDDFQKLVGVDLAPWRDAVGPTNPEAFSELVVSQPSAFEGLGGLLVEDRLGDWKAWLRAQVVHAAAPFLTDDIVQENFSFYGTEISGVPTIRERWKRGVSVTEGALGEAIGKVYVERHYPPTAKAAMDELVANLIEAYRQSITTLEWMSPETRERALAKLDAFTPKIGHPEQWRDYSTLEIDPADIFGNVRRANIFEHDRNIDKVGKPIDRNEWHMPPQMVNAYYNPSMNEIVFPAAILQYPFFDAGRDAAANYGGIGAVIGHEIGHGFDDQGSRYDGSGKLDDWWTDADRAAFEERTKALIAQYDALVPEGLAPENHVNGALTIGENIGDLGGLGIALKAYELSLGGAEAPVIDGLTGVQRLLLSWAQVWQQKSRDAETIRLLTIDPHSPNEFRCNQIVRNIDAFYEAFGVTEDDALHLPSDERVTIW, encoded by the coding sequence ATGACTGATGTTCTTCCTGCCGGTCTCGCGACCGAAGAGTTCAGCTCCGACATCCGCCCACAGGACGACCTGTACCGCCACGTCAACGGCGAGTGGCTCGACCGGACCGAGATCCCGGGCGACAAGGCGCGCTGGGGTTCCTTCCACATGCTCGCTGAGCAGGCCGAGAAGGATGTGCGCACCATCATCGAAGAGGCGCAGGATGCCGCGGACGGCACCCTCGAGCGCAAGATCGGTGATCTGTTCACGAGCTTCATGGACACCGAGCGGATCGACGCGGCCGGCACCGAGCCGCTGCGCGAGACCCTCGCCGAGATCGACGCGATCGACAGCATCCCCGCGCTGCTGGCCACCGCCGGTGCCTACGAGCGCGATGGCCGTGCCCACATGATCGGACTGTACGTCGACGGCGACCCGGGGAACCCGGAGCGCTACGTGCCGATCCTCGTCCAGTCCGGCCTGTCGCTGCCCGACGAGAGCTACTACCGCCAGGAGAGCTTCGAGGGGACGCGCGCCGCGTACCGCACCCACCTCGAGCGCCTGCTCGCGCTGGCCGGGGTGGCCGATGCCGCCCATGACGCGGAGCGGTCGTTCGCCCTCGAGACCGAGATCGCATCGCACCACTGGGACAACGTCGCCAGCCGCGACGCCGTGAAGACCTACAACCTCCTGGCATGGGACGACTTCCAGAAGCTCGTCGGCGTCGACCTCGCGCCGTGGCGCGACGCGGTAGGACCCACCAACCCCGAGGCGTTCTCCGAGCTCGTCGTCAGCCAGCCCAGTGCCTTCGAAGGCCTCGGCGGACTGCTCGTCGAGGACCGGCTCGGCGATTGGAAGGCCTGGCTGCGTGCCCAGGTCGTACACGCCGCCGCTCCGTTCCTCACCGACGACATCGTGCAGGAGAACTTCTCGTTCTACGGCACCGAGATCTCCGGCGTCCCGACCATCCGCGAGCGCTGGAAGCGCGGAGTGTCGGTGACCGAAGGCGCCCTCGGCGAAGCGATCGGCAAGGTCTACGTCGAACGGCACTATCCGCCGACGGCGAAGGCGGCCATGGACGAACTCGTCGCGAACCTCATCGAGGCGTACCGGCAGAGCATCACGACGCTGGAGTGGATGAGCCCGGAGACCCGGGAGCGCGCGCTGGCGAAGCTCGACGCGTTCACTCCAAAGATCGGGCACCCGGAGCAGTGGCGCGACTACTCGACGCTGGAGATCGATCCGGCCGACATCTTCGGGAACGTCCGGCGGGCGAACATCTTCGAGCACGACCGCAACATCGACAAGGTCGGCAAGCCGATCGACCGCAACGAGTGGCACATGCCGCCGCAGATGGTCAACGCGTACTACAACCCGTCGATGAACGAGATCGTGTTCCCCGCGGCGATCCTGCAGTACCCGTTCTTCGACGCCGGTCGCGACGCCGCAGCCAACTACGGCGGGATCGGCGCGGTCATCGGCCATGAGATCGGTCACGGCTTCGACGATCAGGGCAGCCGCTACGACGGCTCCGGCAAGCTCGACGACTGGTGGACCGACGCCGACCGCGCCGCGTTCGAGGAGCGCACCAAGGCACTCATCGCGCAGTACGACGCCCTCGTGCCCGAGGGGCTCGCACCGGAGAACCACGTCAACGGGGCGCTCACGATCGGCGAGAACATCGGCGACCTCGGCGGTCTCGGCATCGCGCTGAAGGCGTACGAGCTGTCGCTCGGCGGGGCCGAGGCGCCGGTCATCGACGGCCTGACGGGAGTTCAGCGACTGCTGCTGAGCTGGGCGCAGGTGTGGCAGCAGAAGAGCCGCGACGCCGAGACGATCCGGCTCCTCACGATCGACCCGCACTCGCCCAACGAGTTCCGCTGCAACCAGATCGTTCGCAACATCGACGCGTTCTACGAGGCGTTCGGCGTGACAGAGGACGACGCACTGCACCTGCCCAGCGACGAGCGTGTGACGATCTGGTGA
- a CDS encoding DUF1992 domain-containing protein, with protein MSDPRDAAARYRARQNGETDADAEQPPSQLTAENKHQFVETAIQIAMRRGDFDDLPGAGKPLEGLGTHHDPDWWIRRKIETESLTGLGPPAILLRTEDRELNDTLDALHRESDVREALEDFNSRVISARRQLLGGPPVVTKTRDVDAEIAAWHERREQRAAAARADAAAESAARPRRGLFRRH; from the coding sequence ATGAGTGATCCTCGCGACGCCGCGGCCCGCTACCGGGCGCGGCAGAACGGCGAGACGGATGCCGATGCCGAACAGCCTCCGTCGCAGCTCACCGCCGAGAACAAGCATCAGTTCGTCGAGACCGCGATCCAGATCGCGATGCGCCGCGGCGACTTCGACGACCTGCCTGGAGCGGGCAAGCCTCTCGAGGGGCTCGGCACCCACCACGATCCCGACTGGTGGATCCGCCGGAAGATCGAGACCGAGAGCCTCACAGGGCTCGGGCCGCCGGCGATCCTGCTGCGTACCGAGGACCGGGAGCTGAACGACACCCTCGATGCGCTGCACAGGGAGAGCGACGTGCGCGAGGCGCTCGAGGACTTCAACAGCCGTGTGATCTCCGCGCGACGCCAGTTGCTGGGTGGACCGCCGGTCGTCACGAAGACGCGCGACGTCGACGCCGAGATCGCGGCGTGGCACGAGCGCCGCGAACAACGCGCGGCGGCCGCGAGGGCGGATGCTGCGGCGGAGTCGGCCGCGCGCCCACGCCGCGGTCTCTTCCGTCGCCACTGA
- a CDS encoding MATE family efflux transporter: MTARPVTLNREILRLAVPALGALIAEPAFLIVDAALVGHLGTVPLAGLGIASAVLQTIVGLMVFLAYSTTPAVARRFGAGEHKDAVSVGIDGMWLALGLGAILSVVGALSSGWLVSLFGASADVAEQADTYLLISMWGLPAMLIVFAATGLLRGMQDTVTPLWIAGLGFGANALLNVLFIYGFGWGIAGSAVGTVTAQWAMVAAYVVIIGRLARRHAASLRPQRDGVRGSARSGGWLFLRTVSLRAALLVTVGVATGIGTEELAGWQVVFTIFSAAAFALDALAIAAQALIGKGLGAGDVPGVRRVLARTVAWGAWFGVLVGAIIGALSGVIGLAFTGDAAIAALIQPALVVLAVAQPIAGIVFVLDGVLMGSGDVRYLAIAGGLNLVPFLPALLIIALVGVGGSAGVTWLAVAFFGVYMLARFATLGWRVRTGGWLRQDV; encoded by the coding sequence ATGACCGCCCGCCCCGTCACCCTCAATCGGGAGATCCTGCGTCTGGCGGTCCCGGCCCTTGGCGCTCTCATCGCCGAACCGGCGTTCCTCATCGTGGACGCTGCCCTCGTCGGCCACCTCGGCACCGTGCCGCTGGCAGGTCTCGGCATCGCCAGCGCCGTGCTGCAGACCATCGTCGGCCTGATGGTGTTCCTCGCCTACTCGACCACCCCGGCGGTGGCCAGGCGGTTCGGTGCGGGCGAGCACAAGGATGCCGTCTCGGTCGGCATCGACGGCATGTGGCTCGCGCTGGGGCTCGGCGCGATCCTCTCCGTCGTCGGTGCGCTGTCCTCCGGCTGGCTCGTGTCGCTGTTCGGAGCGAGCGCCGACGTCGCCGAGCAGGCCGACACGTACCTCCTCATCAGCATGTGGGGTCTGCCCGCCATGCTCATCGTCTTCGCCGCGACGGGTCTGCTTCGTGGGATGCAGGACACCGTGACCCCGTTGTGGATCGCCGGGCTCGGCTTCGGCGCGAACGCCCTGTTGAACGTGCTGTTCATCTACGGGTTCGGGTGGGGCATCGCCGGATCCGCCGTCGGCACGGTGACCGCCCAGTGGGCGATGGTCGCGGCCTATGTCGTCATCATCGGCCGGCTCGCCCGTCGCCATGCGGCGTCGCTGCGCCCCCAGCGCGACGGCGTCCGAGGGTCGGCGAGGTCGGGTGGCTGGCTGTTCCTGCGCACCGTGAGCCTGCGCGCCGCGCTGCTGGTCACCGTCGGGGTCGCCACGGGGATCGGCACGGAGGAGCTGGCGGGCTGGCAGGTCGTCTTCACGATCTTCTCCGCCGCCGCCTTCGCCCTCGATGCGCTCGCGATCGCGGCGCAGGCACTCATCGGCAAGGGCCTCGGGGCGGGTGACGTCCCCGGCGTCCGCCGCGTACTGGCGCGCACCGTCGCCTGGGGCGCCTGGTTCGGCGTGCTCGTCGGCGCGATCATCGGAGCGTTGTCCGGCGTCATCGGGTTGGCCTTCACCGGTGATGCGGCGATCGCCGCGCTCATCCAGCCCGCGCTGGTCGTACTCGCCGTGGCGCAGCCGATCGCGGGAATCGTGTTCGTCCTCGACGGCGTGCTCATGGGTTCCGGCGACGTGCGGTACCTCGCCATCGCCGGCGGGCTGAACCTCGTGCCGTTCCTGCCCGCCCTGCTGATCATCGCGCTGGTCGGTGTCGGCGGCAGCGCCGGAGTCACCTGGCTGGCCGTCGCCTTCTTCGGGGTGTACATGCTCGCGCGCTTCGCCACCCTCGGGTGGCGGGTCAGGACGGGCGGCTGGCTCCGTCAGGACGTCTGA
- a CDS encoding TrmH family RNA methyltransferase — protein MTDTPERSTHGLGPWEGDWPEGEQYDPELLANGDTRNVIDRYRYWRMEAIVADLDTRRHPFHVAIENWQHDMNIGSIVRSANAFLADTVHIIGRRRWNKRGAMVTDRYQHVVHHEDVASFAAWAAGEGIPIIAVDNVDGAVPVDRADLPERCVLLFGQEGPGLTDEAIAAASGHIEITQYGSTRSINASAAGAVIMYEWCRRYA, from the coding sequence GTGACCGACACCCCTGAGCGCAGCACCCACGGCCTCGGACCCTGGGAAGGCGATTGGCCGGAGGGTGAACAGTACGACCCCGAACTGCTCGCGAACGGCGACACCCGCAACGTCATCGACCGGTATCGGTATTGGCGGATGGAGGCGATCGTCGCCGACCTCGACACCCGACGGCATCCGTTCCACGTCGCGATCGAGAACTGGCAGCACGACATGAACATCGGCTCGATCGTGCGCAGCGCCAATGCATTCCTCGCCGACACCGTGCACATCATCGGCCGCCGGCGGTGGAACAAGCGGGGTGCCATGGTCACCGACCGCTATCAGCACGTGGTGCACCACGAGGATGTCGCATCGTTCGCCGCGTGGGCGGCAGGGGAGGGCATCCCGATCATCGCGGTCGACAACGTCGACGGCGCGGTGCCGGTCGACCGAGCGGATCTGCCGGAGCGCTGCGTGCTGCTGTTCGGCCAGGAAGGGCCGGGCCTCACCGACGAGGCCATCGCCGCGGCATCCGGCCACATCGAGATCACCCAGTACGGCTCCACTCGGTCCATCAACGCCAGTGCCGCCGGCGCCGTGATCATGTACGAGTGGTGTCGCCGATACGCGTGA
- a CDS encoding iron dependent repressor, metal binding and dimerization domain protein, with product MASPAADDYLKTVYAHTEWQDAPITPSQLAAKLGIAPSSVTEMVKKLAASGLVSHVPYGAVRLTPEGQARALQMVRRHRLIETWLVQEFDYAWDEVHDEAEVLEHTISDRLLAGIDARLGHPRFDPHGDAIPDATGEVTREPFVLLADAPSGHTGRVLRVSDRDPALLRALEAAGLRVGRALTVTEDGHLLNGEACDLPPDAAEVVWVTA from the coding sequence GTGGCATCCCCGGCGGCAGACGACTACCTGAAGACGGTGTACGCGCACACCGAGTGGCAGGATGCGCCGATCACGCCGTCCCAGTTGGCCGCCAAACTCGGCATCGCCCCGTCGAGCGTGACGGAGATGGTCAAGAAGCTCGCCGCCTCGGGACTCGTCTCCCACGTTCCGTACGGTGCCGTGCGCCTCACACCGGAAGGGCAGGCCCGCGCCCTGCAGATGGTCCGCCGCCATCGCCTCATCGAGACCTGGCTGGTGCAGGAGTTCGACTATGCGTGGGACGAGGTGCACGACGAGGCGGAGGTCCTCGAGCACACCATCAGCGACCGCCTGCTCGCCGGCATCGACGCCCGGCTCGGACACCCGCGTTTCGACCCGCACGGCGACGCGATCCCGGATGCCACCGGTGAGGTCACCCGCGAGCCCTTCGTGCTGCTCGCTGACGCGCCCAGCGGTCACACCGGTCGCGTGCTGCGGGTGAGCGACCGCGACCCCGCCCTTCTCCGGGCCCTCGAGGCTGCGGGGCTCCGAGTGGGCCGCGCGCTCACGGTGACCGAGGACGGGCACCTGCTCAACGGCGAGGCCTGCGATCTCCCGCCCGATGCGGCCGAGGTCGTCTGGGTCACCGCCTGA
- a CDS encoding glycoside hydrolase family 10 protein: protein MRRTTAAATAALLLLGIPTAAAGTTDDEQLLYKYVKDASGAYGYGSDPVETYPGSGTQVSIPTTSAEETRRFSSAWVATIDNLNFGRPADAADFDSRFTRVLDDFESWNMNAVIFQVRPLLDAYYPSELNPWSGFLTGTQGVDPGYDPLARAVEATHARGMEFHAWLNPYRVTNSKMTSATVLGALDMTADEVKALSIPEYIAALADAGILAPDNYAVQHPDQVLMFEEKLFLDPGEPAVRTSVADTVAEIVANYDVDAIHFDDYFYPYRITVDGENVFFGDAGEDRATFEEHGLTAGYADTPEDIERWRRDNVTALISDVNDEVDAHNAATGSAVQLGVSPFGIWEHKENDPAGSNTPTTSSQTYSGSVFADTRGWVQDELVDYLVPQIYWSFDQGAAPYGDLAQWWNDVAAGSRTQVYVGHALYKHVNNGGWEQAWMNPEEVPNQIRFNQKLDDIDGSVLFSYNDMQPSDLASLPADQQPRHEAKNQAIELLREDAFGHPTLVPAKPWLSDGVVAAPKGVQVRDGHLVWEAGDPQEARQYAIYRGTGSPKQIIAREGALVGTVWADGASTLEFELPNTASSTPAREKWVVTALDAAAVESAPVAATGKPDKPGKPEQPGKPDKPGKPDHPVRPSQPGGSEDGR from the coding sequence ATGAGAAGAACGACCGCCGCTGCGACCGCAGCACTCCTGCTCCTGGGGATCCCCACCGCCGCCGCAGGCACCACCGACGACGAGCAGTTGCTCTACAAGTACGTCAAGGATGCGTCCGGCGCCTACGGCTACGGCAGCGATCCCGTCGAGACGTACCCCGGTTCCGGCACGCAGGTGTCGATCCCGACCACCTCCGCTGAGGAGACCCGGCGCTTCTCGAGCGCGTGGGTCGCCACGATCGACAATCTGAACTTCGGACGCCCGGCCGACGCCGCCGACTTCGACTCCCGCTTCACCCGGGTGCTCGACGACTTCGAATCCTGGAACATGAACGCGGTGATCTTCCAGGTGCGACCTCTGCTCGACGCCTACTACCCGTCCGAGCTGAACCCCTGGTCCGGCTTCCTCACCGGCACCCAGGGCGTCGACCCGGGGTACGACCCGCTCGCCCGCGCCGTCGAGGCGACGCACGCCCGCGGCATGGAGTTCCACGCGTGGCTGAACCCGTACCGGGTCACCAATTCGAAGATGACGTCCGCCACGGTGCTCGGCGCACTCGACATGACCGCGGACGAGGTGAAGGCGCTCAGCATCCCGGAGTACATCGCCGCTCTCGCAGATGCCGGCATCCTCGCCCCGGACAACTACGCCGTGCAGCACCCGGACCAGGTGCTCATGTTCGAGGAGAAGCTGTTCCTGGACCCAGGTGAGCCGGCGGTGCGGACATCCGTCGCAGACACGGTCGCCGAGATCGTCGCGAACTACGACGTGGATGCCATCCACTTCGACGACTACTTCTACCCGTACCGCATCACGGTCGACGGTGAGAACGTCTTCTTCGGCGACGCGGGAGAGGACCGCGCCACCTTCGAGGAGCATGGACTCACCGCCGGATACGCCGACACCCCCGAGGACATCGAACGGTGGCGCCGAGACAACGTCACCGCCCTCATCAGCGACGTCAACGACGAGGTCGACGCGCACAACGCGGCGACCGGTTCCGCTGTCCAGCTCGGCGTCAGCCCGTTCGGCATCTGGGAGCACAAGGAGAACGACCCCGCAGGCTCGAACACTCCGACCACGTCGTCGCAGACGTACAGCGGCTCGGTCTTCGCCGACACACGAGGGTGGGTGCAGGACGAACTCGTCGACTACCTCGTCCCCCAGATCTACTGGAGCTTCGATCAGGGCGCCGCTCCGTACGGGGACCTGGCGCAGTGGTGGAACGACGTGGCCGCCGGGAGCCGCACGCAGGTCTATGTCGGCCACGCCCTCTACAAGCACGTGAACAACGGCGGGTGGGAGCAGGCCTGGATGAACCCCGAGGAGGTTCCCAATCAGATCCGCTTCAACCAGAAGCTCGACGACATCGACGGCAGCGTGCTGTTCAGCTACAACGACATGCAGCCCAGCGATCTGGCCTCCCTGCCCGCGGACCAGCAGCCGCGGCACGAGGCGAAGAACCAGGCGATCGAACTGCTGCGTGAGGATGCCTTCGGGCACCCGACGCTCGTTCCGGCCAAGCCGTGGCTGTCGGACGGCGTGGTCGCCGCGCCGAAGGGCGTGCAGGTCCGCGACGGCCACCTCGTGTGGGAGGCGGGCGACCCGCAGGAGGCGCGCCAGTACGCGATCTACCGCGGAACGGGTTCGCCGAAGCAGATCATCGCGCGCGAAGGCGCCCTCGTCGGCACGGTGTGGGCGGACGGGGCATCCACGCTGGAGTTCGAGCTCCCGAACACGGCCTCGTCGACGCCTGCCCGCGAGAAGTGGGTGGTGACGGCGCTGGATGCCGCCGCCGTCGAGAGCGCGCCCGTCGCCGCCACAGGCAAGCCCGACAAGCCCGGCAAGCCCGAACAGCCCGGCAAGCCCGACAAGCCGGGCAAGCCGGATCACCCCGTGCGCCCCTCGCAGCCGGGTGGCTCCGAGGACGGGCGCTGA
- a CDS encoding HAD-IIA family hydrolase, whose amino-acid sequence MAHREDIECWLTDMDGVLVHENEAIPGASELLAGWEDAGIPYLVLTNNSIFTARDLSARLRASGLRVPEERIWTSALATADFLKQQVPGGSAFVIGEAGILTALHDAGFVMTETDPDFVVVGETRTYSFEAITRAIRLISAGARFIITNPDATGPSMEGPLPATGAVAALITKATGRQPYVVGKPNPMMFRSALNKIGAHSKKTGMIGDRMDTDIVAGIEAGLHTVLVLTGISDQAEIEKYPFRPDEVVDSVADLLPTITGTIPTVES is encoded by the coding sequence ATGGCACACCGCGAAGACATCGAATGCTGGCTCACCGACATGGACGGCGTCCTCGTCCATGAGAACGAGGCCATCCCCGGCGCATCCGAACTGCTCGCGGGATGGGAGGATGCCGGCATCCCCTACCTGGTGCTCACGAACAACTCGATCTTCACCGCCCGCGACCTCTCCGCTCGGCTGCGAGCGAGCGGTCTTCGGGTCCCGGAGGAGCGCATCTGGACGTCGGCGCTCGCGACGGCGGACTTCCTCAAGCAGCAGGTCCCCGGCGGATCGGCCTTCGTCATCGGAGAGGCGGGCATCCTCACCGCCCTGCACGACGCCGGTTTCGTGATGACCGAGACGGACCCGGACTTCGTCGTCGTCGGGGAGACCCGCACCTACTCGTTCGAGGCCATCACCAGGGCCATCCGACTGATCAGTGCCGGGGCACGGTTCATCATCACCAACCCGGACGCCACCGGCCCGAGCATGGAGGGTCCGCTGCCCGCCACCGGCGCCGTCGCGGCGCTCATCACCAAGGCGACGGGTCGCCAGCCGTACGTGGTCGGCAAGCCGAATCCGATGATGTTCCGCTCGGCTCTCAACAAGATCGGCGCGCACTCCAAGAAGACCGGCATGATCGGCGACCGGATGGACACCGACATCGTGGCCGGTATCGAGGCCGGGCTGCACACGGTGCTCGTCCTCACCGGCATCAGCGACCAGGCCGAGATCGAGAAGTACCCGTTCCGCCCGGACGAGGTCGTCGACTCCGTCGCCGACCTGCTGCCCACCATCACGGGGACGATCCCGACCGTCGAGAGCTGA